Proteins encoded in a region of the Synergistaceae bacterium genome:
- a CDS encoding DUF1667 domain-containing protein, which yields MSEIKKFICVSCPLGCGLSVSLDDSGEVLKVEGNSCPRGESYARSEVKDPRRVFASTVRVKGGKLPVCPIRSKTPAPKGKLFDIAKEVAKLDVTAPVKIGQVLIHNVCGTDVDIVASRDLAAL from the coding sequence ATGAGCGAGATTAAAAAATTTATTTGCGTGTCTTGTCCATTAGGGTGCGGCTTGAGCGTGAGTCTTGATGATTCGGGTGAAGTCTTGAAAGTTGAAGGGAATTCATGTCCACGCGGTGAGAGTTATGCAAGATCCGAAGTGAAGGACCCCCGGCGAGTCTTTGCGTCAACAGTCAGAGTTAAAGGCGGTAAGCTGCCCGTTTGTCCTATAAGAAGTAAGACTCCAGCTCCTAAGGGCAAATTATTCGATATAGCAAAGGAAGTCGCAAAACTTGATGTAACAGCTCCCGTGAAAATCGGCCAAGTATTAATTCATAACGTATGCGGGACTGATGTAGACATTGTAGCAAGTCGGGATTTAGCGGCCTTGTAA